The DNA region GATACGGAGAGGCCAATGCCTTGGGAGCTCTTCTTGCCCACCAGTTTCACGTCCAGCATCTTGCCGTCTGGCAAAGGACCCGCACGCAGGACATTCTTGTGCACGGAGAAAACTCtggaaaataaatagataCAATTAGGTATTGTAACTATTTTGGATGAACAAAACGTAACACTCATGGCattcaataatatttgttgttatATCTAACAAAGCAATAAGTAACCTATTTATGGTGAGCCCAACATAACTCGAAGTCATTCGAACTAATTTAATGTTCATTATTTCAACAGTTAACCTAGCATTGAAACTTGAAAGGCAATGCAAGGCATTATAGTTAATCATACCTTCCTAAAGTTACGTGACCAATTGCCTTAAGTCAATAAAggtattttatgtattttggGGGTAATTTGCGGCTGAATGAACTGGTTGGTTTCCTACTTAAAGATTGAAATACCTATCAAATTTGTTCAACTAATAGTTGACTCACCTATCAGTGGCCAAGGGCTGGAAGTAAACCACACCGGAGCGCTCATCGAAAGTCAAGCCGACCACTCCGTCCATCAGAACGAAGCGGTGCTCATGAATCTCGGACTGGGCGAAGTCCGGATCAGGATACATGGCTGGATGGGAAACCCGCCAGGTGACGTCCTTGCCACTGTCGTACACTATAATTCCCGGCTCCACGGTGTCCGTAATATAGACGAACACATCATCGCATCCCTTGGCCGTCGTCTCATCAATCACCATGTTGGTGAACAGGGACTCGCCCCGCAGGACCTCCGGGGGGAAGTCGATACGTCTCACCACTCGATCCGTTGCCAAGTCCACGACCAGGATCTTTGGCGGGCAGGTGATCTCGTAATCCTCCAGGGATCGCGAAATTCCAGCATCCAGCAGCCAAATGCGGTTGCAGGAGTCCACACGCAGGCGGTAAACCGAGGTCAGGATAAGATCGCTGCAGTTGAAGTCACTGCGTCCGGTGTTGGAGAAGGACCAGTCCGGGTAGGCGTTCAGGGTGGGGGAGTCCCCGAACTGGGCCTTGGAAACCCAGCTCACAGTCGAGGGCACTCCGGAGAAGAGCTTTGGCGTGGCCACAAATATCCGGTCATCCGTAACAGCCAAGCCCGTGATGAGCACATTTTGAGTATTGAAGAAATTAGGATCGGAGACCGGAGCCTGAGGTTCGAAGTTATAGCGCAGGAGTTTCCACTGCTTGGCCACCTGCAGGCCAGGTGTTAGAGCCTGGCTAACCGGCGACCAAAGGACCACACAAATCACTCCCACTAGGATGCGAATCATGGCAAGAGGACGTCTGCAAAATATTAGAGCAATCAAAGAGAATTACTTGATGTTGCAGCCACTGCAAGTCCAGAATTTAAACTGCTGCAATTCAGCTTTTGCTGCGGCTTATCTATCATTTCTATTTCCAGGCAATCGTCATGGGAGGAAATCGGAATCAGAAATTTTCCCAACATAAAAATAGCCTCTTATTGAAATTTGTGAAAGCATTAGCTTGTTTTGTACTTAATTAAATGTCTAACCCTTCGAAAACCTCTATGAATATTAAACATAACCTTTCAATTGAAGATATTGTTTCTATAAATGGCTTTGAATATGGTCTACATTGGCTTATGAGCACCGTGAATAATCATTTTTATCTTAATCGCATTCCgattttaattgagtttatgAATCTTTATTTGTAGTGTAAAGACTTTGAAAACCACATGCAATAAATGCATAACCAATAGGTGAAGTACCACAAACCCTGGATCGTGCTATTGAATGAATTAGCTGCAAAAGATTAGCAAGTCGTTTTCAGCAATTGCAGAcgatgcatttttaattggtGAGTTACAATCTACATACAATGCCGTAAACTACTGATGGGTTTCCCAGCCAATTCACTCAGTTTAAAAGGAACCAATAAGGTTAGTTCGCTGTCATACCAGAAGCCTTTCTAACCAAATGCAGAAAAAGATATTGCCGGTGATACATATTACAAGTAAATGTGCCAATTCCGGTACCGGTGCCGGTATGCGGATTGTGGATTGTGGAGTGCAGACGTGGGCTTGGCGATTGTATTCAAATGAGTTCGCTATGCAGCCGGGTCAGTCCGGATTGAAGTGTCCGCATCCATCAGATACGTGCGCTTGCATCTGCGGCGTGCTTTTATTTCTCACGCCAGTCGTATCCCACTCGCACACACGATCTCAATGACAGTTGCAGAAGATGCACTGATAAAAAATGCAGGTTTCTTATACCATTTCAACTATTAACTATTTATACTATATCCCAAATCAATCTCTATGTTTTCCACTCGATTTGCCGCAGTGTAAGAGCAAAGCgtatgcattttttaattgctcaGCAAGTTTTGCTCAGTGCGAAAACATAAGGAACTGACACTCTAATTTGCTATCCACTGGTCAGAggcatttgaatattttttttggccaattgacTGTGGGCAGTTGTCTCTGATTTCGCTCAAATCATACACTATTAAATGGCGGAGACAACTCCCAGACTCGTTTGAGTCTGGCAAATTGCAGAGAAACATGGCCAACGTGCTGCATGAAACTTTCATTGGCGCGTGCCACGATAAGCAGTTAAagataattgaatttttgtaatttccaGCCTGGCAACTGGCATTTGATGGTTTACATAAAACAAAGAGTGAAAAGTCAAGGCTGATCCCGGCGCAACATGCgtaaaatagatttatttctGCGCACCTGTGCACTTTACATAACACTTGTGCAACGTCGAGCGGAAACACGAGCAGTTTCCCAAAGTCACAACTCGAAAAAATTCAGAAAAGAAATGTGAAGATGAAAACTCGACTGGGGTTTTTGTCACTAGTGTATTGGGCTCACTGGGCGGCAAGCGGAACTAACCGCTTACAAAGAGTTTACAAGTCTAGAGCTACAAGCCTCGAAAACCCCAAAGCcacttgtttttatattacaTGTTATTACATGttattaaatgttattttttgtttggctgaaGTGCGCATTTCGCTTGATAGACATCCACGATGATGAGCTACGGCAGCCCAATGAAATTTCGCTTAATTTTCGTTTAATTTGTCCATTAAATTTCAGCACGAAGTGATTCGAAAGCGTAAGCTGAAAACAACTTGGCTGCACGATACAAACCTCTTGGCCaaattattaacaacaatGTATCagtttaataaaatgtttggcTCAGTAACCTTTGGAAAATGGCTTGTTTTTCCTCTTTAGACATGCACTTTATTTTGTGATAAgtaaatttgtaaatatgtaaatatcgTCTTTTCCTAGGTACTATATTTCTTAGTTCAAATCGTTCAAAACTATTGTAAACCAATTTATGCTACACATTTCCAATGaggaatatatgtatgtacattttacCTGTTACGAATCTAGTGTACCCTCTTTCTCCAAGGGTCACGtctataaaaatgcataaaatatatttatgtttattacgAAAAAGCCTAGgctaaacaaataaatcaatgaAAACCCCTATAAAACCTTTGGCCTAAAGAAACTTGTAGACAAAGGCCTAATATTGTTAACATTATTTATTGGGAGCATAAATCTGTGTGTAGACAGTTGGCCTAATAATAGAAATGTCATATTTGTGGGCCAGATTTGGACAGCCCATTAATTAATGGGTCCCTTTAAGAAATCTCCATAGCCAAACGTGATGCAACGAAAAGTGTTATTCCCCCATTGGACGTCGGGGGCCAATTAAGAAAAATAAGTTCAACCTCGTTGCACCAACTAGTACTACACACAACGACTATGCGATTGGATGGTGTGTTGCCTTATCTGAATCACAATGCTACAATGTTTTGCACCTCGTCGCTCGGCGAATTCTCACGCGTTCCACAATGGACATGAGACCGAAAATCTTTAATTTCAATTGAGTTGTACTACTATACTTTGATCCTATTTGAATCGCCCGATGTAGGTGTTCTCATAAACCACAAAACTGCTGCGGAGTTGAGCGGATGCATGTCTGTCGAAGGTTGATTAACACCTGCTTGtgaatttttttgattttgccaACGGCGGAAAAGGTCGTCGTAACAGCTTCCTTAGAGCCAGCAGACATGTGCACATCGATATGCGGTCATAAATCCAGTATAAATCGGCAGTCACGTAGAGTGGCTGCACTTTGCGGCGGCGATCGATTTTAATTGGGCCCAAAAACCGAACTAAAGAAAAATGCGTTTGCCAacaaaagttaattaacaCAGTTCCGTTCTCCGGCCGCAGCGGCTTCTTTTGGCCACAAACCAAACTAAAACACACTGACACACGCGATTGGCGCATTTGGCTAATAATTTACAATGTGCAACAGCATACCCTTGGCTTCGACTATTGATTTGCCAATGAAGTCAGATGGGCTCTAAATATGTTATTTTTGATTCGGAATTCAAGCGGTGAGAGTGGCATTGGCAACGCCTCACAAGCTGCACTCGAGCAGTTAACTAAATGCACGGCAATTTGCACTTTAACCGTTGGAAACCGCACTCCGCGAAGTGGCAGCAATCGGCGcgttcgttgcctaagtcttttgttttgtggccCAGGCAATTTGTGCTTCATCTGGCATTTGCTTACTTTTGATACACTTCGAGCTTGCTGGAGCTGGTTGTTGAGTAGTGGCTGTTATATTTTACTTAATCCTAAATTTctgctctttttcttttcactGATCGCGCGACACGTCCGAGCGTAGCGGTTGCCGTTTTGCGACTGCGTTCCGTTTGCCAGGCGCACCGAACTTTATAAGAGTGGGTTACTTTACTTTGTTACTTTATATTGGCCTAACAGCCTATCAACCTATCCACTTGGTCGGCTCCTGCTGCAGTGCAACTCTTATACTCGATGGGCGGACATTCAGAGCAGCTTTTCTGCTGGGGACACATCACTCATACGCTCCGTGGTGCCAGTTTCCGcaaatttgcattaaagtCTGCAGGTTATGAGTGCTGGCAACGCGACGGCCAATTGTTGTAATTCAGTTGTTATTTGCTGCGGCAATTGAGCTGAACTCTTTTTACAAGTTCATTATCGCCATGCCCATAAATAAATcgtttggttttattttatcatttgGGCAATTTCGGCATTTGTATCAGCATATCAGCGGCTGTTTTTGTCAATGGAGAGTCCATTGTACCGCATGGTGATGCGGCGGAATTTAAGGTAAACAGACagttataaattaaatgtactGGGGTGGCAATTAAAATACCACAACCAGTTCGAGAGGCCAGTTCAGCACAAatgaatatttgttttattgatatttttggaATACACAATGCTGCATTTAAATTTCAGTAATTGCTAAAGTTAAATATAAGATTTATGCATCCCCATGAATTGGGTAACTTAAAACATGTCCCTTCTTGTTAGTATAAACTAGCTTTTTAACTGGATTTTCAAGCTGTGCCAAGAATATTATTagattatttatattttcagaGCCCCCGCAGTTGATAAGTAATTGGTCAGTTAAATATGTTAAGTGATTTATATTACAccctttcattttcattttatttataattttcagtTTACCAAGACTGCATTTGATTATCGTTTGTCAGACTAAGCTGTATTTAAATTCTCTGAGCCCCTCAATTGATAAGTGATTGTCTCTCATTCGAATTCCGCCTGCTGCTGactgcatttaattataaataaaattcaccCGGTACCCTTTCGTTCCGCTAGCGGCAAATGCAGGACAGGTGCTAGAGCTTAGCACACAGAGACTGGATTTCCACCGGAGTTGTCCAACTGAGCTGAACTGGATTCGGGTTTCATAACATGTTGGCAGGAAcccatttacatttttacatttgACCAATATCGGCGCCAGTGAAAGCCCATGAGACCAACGAGCCGGCTCGTTTGAGGGACCAACTTGCTGGCATCCAttcgaaaatggaaagtatACCAACCGATTTGAATTTTCGGGGCACGGGTGCCCCAAATTGAAAACCCACCAAAATGTTCTCTGCCGACAATTTTCGTCGACTGTGCGCTAACCCAAAATAAGGAGAAAAAAATCGTGAAAAGCCCCACTTAAAAGGGGTTATGCAAAAAAGGTGACTGCAGCCGCTATATCGAAACTGGTTTGCGGGCAGAATTAGCCAAGTTAGCATTAAGTGGCTCGATTTGGCATTTGTTTGCATTGTGACACACGGAGTTTGTTTACTTGCTCTCGAATTAACCAATGCGTGGATGAGTACTGCCGCTTGGGGCATTATCATTGATGATTAGTCTGATTAACACATGCTAATGGGCCAAGCCCATTCGACATTCACTTTGTCATTGGCTCTCTTTCTTAATTGCCGCATTTTCGGAGAACACTTGGACCCCAGCTAATACCAAGTTACGATCTAAATAATCGTTTATGTAGTACCGGTTCTAACCACGCCGGTTCAAGGCTGTGGCCAATGTCAGCCGATATGGCCGGCATACAGTGATATAACCGGGTAATCCAATacaatccaatccgatccgattCAGATGTTACGACATCCGAGCCGGGCGGAAACGTAGGTGGCTTGTGCCTATCCCGCGGCGGTTCGCGGCTATCAAAGCTATCAAAACTATCACAACCATCAAGAGTTTCCTTTCACAACAACGCCCTGGACCGATGCTCATTAGGCGGTTTGGCTCGGTCGTTTCGAAAGTAACCAATCTGCGGAGAAACAAAATCTGCTCCAGGTCTGCTGGCCACTCGCTCCACATGACTCGGTGACGATGAACACTTACACTTGAGCACTTGAACACTGGAACACCTGAACAGCGGAAGATTAATAGCCGCATCGCCATACGATGGCCTAAGTCTGCACACCGGGAGAAATGTATacaaaaagtaaacatttataatattgttaatttaataatgTGCCATATATTGTATCCAAAGTATATTGTGCCTAATCAAAATGTGTCTTACTTTGCAATCCATATAACTTGAAGCAAATTAATAGCCCACATAACTCCTCCCATTGTGTCCATTACGAAATGAACTTCAAATATGTTTCAAATTGAGGCTTTCTGGCTATCCGCTGGTTTCAAATTCTCCAAATGCCTTGTCATCGTCGCAGTGCAATTGCTTCATTTGCGCATTCTGTGCGCACAAATGTGAGTTTAATTGAATCAATCTGGCTGGACGGAGGCAGCTCTTGTCGCCCGTTGACAGTTTCATTACCGTCTCTGTCATCGGCGACAAGGTCTTGACGAATTCGGTGGATTTGGTAAACAT from Drosophila santomea strain STO CAGO 1482 chromosome 3R, Prin_Dsan_1.1, whole genome shotgun sequence includes:
- the LOC120451981 gene encoding major royal jelly protein 1, which encodes MIRILVGVICVVLWSPVSQALTPGLQVAKQWKLLRYNFEPQAPVSDPNFFNTQNVLITGLAVTDDRIFVATPKLFSGVPSTVSWVSKAQFGDSPTLNAYPDWSFSNTGRSDFNCSDLILTSVYRLRVDSCNRIWLLDAGISRSLEDYEITCPPKILVVDLATDRVVRRIDFPPEVLRGESLFTNMVIDETTAKGCDDVFVYITDTVEPGIIVYDSGKDVTWRVSHPAMYPDPDFAQSEIHEHRFVLMDGVVGLTFDERSGVVYFQPLATDRVFSVHKNVLRAGPLPDGKMLDVKLVGKKSSQGIGLSVSPFDSSLIFSPLSETAIASWNPTTNQQSVLAFDRDQLQFVADITTTKSEPGVIYAIASKFHRFFLKNLNANEFNNRIVRLELPAGNSLLGHRVALPAPPTHNSLLNYGVYNTHGQASTNALQTYFTSPALTTPFTTKSPFKFETGGIVNYAARNPFTALNQGEAFPPSKATRDTYQRSYLDTLVGTTAPAATTRVVSVPHTAFSSRHSGYYYQRSTRSVDQQ